One Luteibacter aegosomaticola genomic window carries:
- a CDS encoding AI-2E family transporter yields the protein MTQDTSRRWQMLALAAVVIFVIWGLAPVLMPFALAAMLAYLGDPLADRLQRLGMGRSWAVSIVFTVITVILVGVMLLLVPLIQRQVSNLIDNLPHYVEWARTVALPWVQQRLHLEPDTFDTDKVLATIREHIGSIGSIAARAITRVTQSGMGIITWMTNAVLIPVVAFYLLRDWDTMIAHIQRLIPRSIEPTVVRLSRESDQVLGAFVRGQLLVMLALGVFYGLALTLVGISIGPLIGMVAGLLSFVPYLGFMIGFVAALVAALVQYGDWTHVLLVCGVFTVGQLLEGYVLVPRLVGGKIGLHPVAVIFAVLAGGHLFGFLGVLLALPAASVVVVLLRYVFARYRESDLYKRPAPEAERQALDVDVDVDVTVNTHPGSPRIPGNGP from the coding sequence ATGACCCAGGACACTTCGCGCCGTTGGCAGATGCTGGCGCTGGCCGCCGTCGTCATTTTCGTGATCTGGGGGCTCGCGCCGGTGCTCATGCCGTTCGCGCTGGCCGCCATGCTGGCCTACCTGGGCGATCCGCTGGCCGACCGCCTGCAACGCCTGGGCATGGGTCGCAGCTGGGCGGTGAGCATCGTGTTTACCGTGATCACCGTGATCCTCGTGGGCGTGATGCTGCTGCTGGTGCCGCTGATCCAGCGCCAGGTGAGCAATCTGATCGATAACCTCCCGCACTACGTGGAGTGGGCACGCACCGTGGCCCTGCCATGGGTGCAGCAGCGTCTACATCTCGAGCCGGATACCTTCGATACGGACAAGGTACTGGCCACGATCCGCGAGCACATCGGCTCGATCGGCAGCATCGCCGCGCGCGCCATTACCCGCGTGACCCAGTCGGGCATGGGCATCATCACGTGGATGACCAATGCCGTGCTGATCCCGGTCGTTGCGTTCTACCTGTTGCGCGATTGGGACACGATGATCGCGCACATCCAGCGCCTCATCCCGCGCTCGATCGAGCCGACCGTGGTGCGCCTGTCGCGTGAATCCGACCAGGTTCTCGGTGCCTTCGTGCGCGGCCAGCTGCTGGTGATGCTGGCGCTTGGCGTCTTCTACGGCCTGGCGCTCACGCTCGTCGGCATCTCGATCGGCCCGCTCATCGGCATGGTCGCCGGCCTGCTCAGCTTTGTGCCGTACCTCGGCTTCATGATCGGCTTCGTGGCCGCGCTGGTCGCTGCGCTGGTGCAGTACGGTGACTGGACCCACGTGTTGCTGGTGTGCGGCGTGTTTACCGTCGGCCAGCTGCTCGAAGGTTACGTGCTCGTCCCGCGCCTCGTTGGCGGCAAGATCGGTCTGCACCCGGTGGCGGTCATCTTCGCCGTCCTGGCAGGCGGCCATCTGTTCGGCTTCCTCGGCGTGCTGCTGGCACTGCCCGCCGCCTCGGTCGTCGTCGTGCTGTTGCGCTACGTCTTCGCGCGCTACCGCGAAAGCGACTTGTACAAGAGGCCCGCGCCCGAGGCCGAACGCCAGGCGCTTGATGTCGACGTGGATGTCGATGTGACGGTGAATACCCACCCAGGCTCGCCACGGATACCCGGCAACGGTCCATGA
- the hda gene encoding DnaA regulatory inactivator Hda, whose product MSTQLPLALRWPRRQRFEHFHASENAVAVEALHAAALDAAAPWVYVSGPLGSGRTHLLVAACQAAIDAGRSAQYLPLAGLRGTRAAAIRGLAGSDLLAIDDLDSIAGDPDGEHALFDTFNSYKADGCTLLFAANVAPSALGIALPDLRSRLGSLTQAVLKPLDDAERRKALKDHAASRAIELDDNVLDWLFAHHARDLGALLDLLDTLDRATLAAQRRVTIPFLKNLLKPD is encoded by the coding sequence ATGAGTACCCAGCTTCCCCTCGCGCTGCGCTGGCCCCGTCGCCAGCGCTTCGAACATTTCCATGCCAGCGAGAACGCAGTGGCCGTGGAGGCCCTGCATGCAGCGGCTCTCGACGCTGCCGCACCGTGGGTTTACGTCTCGGGCCCGCTCGGTAGCGGCCGTACGCACCTGCTCGTGGCCGCCTGCCAGGCGGCGATCGATGCCGGGCGCAGCGCGCAGTACCTGCCCCTGGCAGGCCTGCGTGGAACCCGTGCCGCGGCGATTCGCGGCCTCGCGGGCAGCGACCTGCTGGCGATCGACGATCTCGATTCGATCGCGGGCGACCCCGACGGCGAGCATGCGCTGTTCGACACGTTCAACAGCTACAAGGCGGATGGCTGCACCTTGCTGTTCGCTGCCAACGTGGCGCCCTCTGCGTTGGGTATCGCTTTGCCCGACCTGCGCTCGCGGCTCGGCTCGCTGACCCAGGCCGTGTTGAAGCCCCTGGACGATGCGGAGCGCCGCAAGGCGCTGAAGGACCATGCCGCCAGCCGTGCCATCGAGCTGGACGACAACGTCCTCGACTGGCTATTCGCGCACCACGCACGTGATCTTGGTGCCTTGCTGGATCTGCTGGATACGCTGGACCGTGCGACGCTGGCTGCCCAGCGTCGCGTGACGATCCCGTTCCTGAAGAACCTGTTGAAGCCCGATTAG
- a CDS encoding metallophosphoesterase family protein produces MRQRATRRLLAATLLFTGFATAHAETPAIMVVTSDPQYPWTDETDRGGDTDNARAEALVREQYESIARFREAHPFQRIPVIVNGDLTSHGFVWEHQKMDELLRILGDNVYLGLGNHDYQNNLSNNVPCRILTCAMESLDLLSAHVRGHQMQNRVLGMDQRTYDAGGGAIGKQGSWAYGFVPDGWSRVVNIQLNNSPTYSADIFSARYEYHVTPSVPWLAQKLPEWDQPTTADFVLLHAHKPSYWTNPPSAELVELIGKHRVKAVFAGHFHRDMGVEVLPSFWSFVPVFNSGSASQRTYLIVEHWPESRRLKVYGVRDNDWQSKELLKEIEV; encoded by the coding sequence ATGCGCCAACGCGCCACCCGCCGCCTGCTTGCGGCCACCCTTCTCTTCACCGGCTTCGCCACGGCCCACGCTGAAACGCCGGCCATCATGGTGGTCACCTCCGATCCACAATACCCGTGGACCGACGAGACCGACCGCGGAGGCGATACGGATAACGCACGCGCCGAAGCGCTGGTGCGCGAGCAGTACGAAAGCATCGCCCGCTTCCGCGAGGCGCACCCCTTCCAGCGCATTCCCGTCATCGTCAATGGCGACCTGACCTCGCACGGGTTCGTATGGGAGCACCAGAAGATGGATGAGCTGCTGCGCATCCTGGGCGACAACGTCTACCTGGGCTTGGGCAACCACGACTACCAGAACAACCTGAGCAACAACGTTCCGTGCAGGATCCTCACCTGCGCCATGGAATCGCTGGACCTGCTGTCAGCTCACGTGCGCGGCCACCAGATGCAAAACCGCGTGCTGGGCATGGATCAGCGCACATACGACGCGGGCGGTGGTGCCATCGGCAAACAGGGTAGCTGGGCATACGGCTTCGTCCCCGATGGATGGAGCCGCGTCGTGAACATCCAGCTCAACAACTCCCCCACGTACAGCGCCGACATCTTTTCCGCGCGTTATGAGTACCACGTGACTCCGTCAGTCCCCTGGCTCGCCCAGAAGCTCCCGGAATGGGACCAGCCCACCACGGCGGACTTCGTGCTGCTGCACGCCCACAAGCCGTCGTACTGGACGAATCCGCCATCGGCCGAGCTGGTGGAGCTGATCGGCAAGCACAGGGTAAAGGCCGTGTTTGCGGGCCATTTTCACCGTGACATGGGCGTGGAGGTCCTCCCGTCCTTTTGGAGTTTCGTCCCTGTGTTTAACAGCGGCTCGGCATCGCAACGCACCTATCTCATCGTCGAGCACTGGCCCGAATCGCGACGACTGAAGGTCTACGGCGTGCGCGACAACGATTGGCAAAGCAAGGAGCTGCTGAAGGAGATCGAGGTCTAA
- a CDS encoding inositol monophosphatase family protein has protein sequence MPRPAVNVAARAARSAGNIILRYMNRIEGLAVVEKQRMDFASEVDRLAEAEIVKELRRAYPTHAIVGEESGQTGKGPLVWVIDPLDGTHNYLRGIPHFSVSIALLDKGEPVYGVVFDPLRDELFTASKGDGAYLNDRRIRVGRRDSLNGALLGTGYPYRVRNHLESQLGMTQALLREAEDIRRMGSAALDLAYVAAGRLDGYFEPGLQPWDMAAGALLVREAGGVYNDFAGREGLPESGNIIAGNHKVAAAMTEVITANATPRLLGTE, from the coding sequence ATGCCAAGACCCGCCGTCAACGTCGCGGCGCGCGCCGCGCGCTCCGCAGGAAACATCATCCTGCGCTACATGAACCGCATCGAAGGCCTCGCGGTCGTCGAGAAGCAGCGGATGGACTTCGCCTCCGAGGTCGATCGCCTCGCCGAAGCCGAGATCGTCAAGGAACTCCGCCGCGCCTACCCCACCCACGCCATCGTGGGCGAGGAATCCGGCCAGACCGGCAAGGGCCCGCTGGTGTGGGTCATCGATCCGCTCGATGGCACGCATAACTACCTGCGCGGCATCCCGCACTTCTCCGTCTCCATCGCGCTGCTCGACAAGGGCGAGCCGGTGTACGGCGTGGTGTTCGACCCGCTGCGCGATGAGCTCTTCACCGCCAGCAAGGGCGATGGCGCGTACCTCAACGACCGTCGCATCCGCGTCGGCCGCCGCGATAGCCTCAACGGCGCCCTGCTCGGCACGGGTTACCCCTATCGCGTGCGCAACCACCTCGAATCGCAGCTGGGCATGACCCAGGCACTGCTCCGCGAGGCGGAAGATATCCGCCGCATGGGCTCGGCCGCGCTCGACCTGGCCTACGTCGCCGCCGGCCGCCTCGATGGTTACTTCGAGCCGGGCCTGCAGCCGTGGGACATGGCCGCTGGCGCCCTGCTCGTTCGCGAGGCGGGTGGCGTCTACAACGATTTCGCCGGGCGCGAAGGCCTGCCCGAGAGCGGCAACATCATTGCCGGTAACCACAAGGTCGCCGCCGCGATGACGGAAGTGATCACGGCCAACGCGACCCCGCGCCTGCTCGGCACCGAGTAA